In a single window of the Jaculus jaculus isolate mJacJac1 chromosome 9, mJacJac1.mat.Y.cur, whole genome shotgun sequence genome:
- the Nek8 gene encoding serine/threonine-protein kinase Nek8 isoform X3, which yields MEKYERIRVVGRGAFGIVHLCLRKADQKLVIIKQIPVEQMTKEERQAAQNECQVLKLLNHPNVIEYYENFLEDKALMIAMEYAPGGTLAEFIHKRCNSLLEEETILHFFVQILLALHHVHTHLILHRDLKTQNILLDKHRMVVKIGDFGISKILSSKSKAYTVVGTPCYISPELCEGKPYNQKSDIWALGCVLYELASLKRAFEAANLPALVLKIMSGTFAPISDRYSPELRQLVLSLLSLEPAQRPSLSHIMAQPLCIRALLNLHTDVGSVRMRRAEKSLAPGPSIASGNTGSRTTSVRGRGVPRAPVRPAIPPPLSSVYTWGGGLSTPLRLPMLNTEVVQVAAGRTQKAGVTRSGRLILWEAPPLGAGGGAALPGAVEQPQPQFISRFLEGQSGVTIKHVACGDLFTACLTDRGIIMTFGSGSNGCLGHGSLTDISQPTIVEALLGYEMVQVACGASHVLALSTERELFAWGRGDSGQEAQRVVCGIDSSMILTVPGRALACGSNRFNKLGLDHLSLAEEPVPQQHVEEVLNFTPLASAPLDQEPLLSVDLGTAHSAAVTASGDCYTFGSNQHGQLGTNVRRGSRAPCQVQGLEGIKMVMVACGDAFTVAIGADGEVYSWGKGARGRLGRRDEDAALPRPVQLDETHPYTVTSVSCCHGNTLLAVRSVTEEPVPP from the exons gATTGTGCACCTGTGCTTGCGGAAGGCTGACCAGAAGCTGGTGATCATCAAGCAGATCCCAGTGGAGCAGATGACCAAGGAAGAGCGGCAGGCAGCACAGAACGAGTGCCAGGTGCTCAAGCTACTCAACCACCCCAATGTTATTGAGTACTATGAGAACTTCCTGGAGGACAAGGCCCTCATGATCGCCATGGAATATGCTCCAG GCGGCACTCTGGCCGAGTTCATCCACAAGCGCTGCAATtccctgctggaggaggagaCCATCCTTCATTTCTTCGTGCAGATCCTGCTTGCCCTGCATCATGTGCACACCCACCTCATCCTGCACCGGGACCTCAAGACCCAGAACATCCTTCTTGACAAGCATCGCATGGTTGTCAAGATTGGTGACTTTGGCATCTCCAAGATCCTCAGCAGCAAGAGCAAGGCCTACACG GTGGTGGGTACTCCATGTTACATCTCCCCTGAGCTGTGTGAGGGTAAACCCTACAACCAGAAGAGTGACATCTGGGCTCTGGGCTGTGTCCTCTATGAGCTGGCCAGCCTCAAAAGAGCCTTTGAGGCTGCA AACCTGCCAGCGCTTGTGCTCAAGATCATGAGCGGCACTTTTGCACCCATCTCTGACCGGTACAGCCCTGAGCTCCGCCAGCTTGTCCTGAGTCTGCTCAGCCTGGAGCCTGCACAGCGGCCATCTCTGAGCCACATCATGGCACAGCCCCTCTGCATCCGGGCCCTCCTCAACCTTCACACTGACGTGGGCAGCGTCCGCATGCGGAG GGCAGAGAAGTCCCTGGCCCCAGGACCATCTATTGCTTCTGGCAACACAGGAAGCAGGACCACCAGTGTCCGAGGCAGGG GTGTTCCCCGGGCACCTGTGCGGCCAGCCATCCCACCGCCCCTGTCCTCTGTGTACACCTGGGGCGGTGGACTCAGTACTCCCCTGCGACTGCCCATGCTCAACACAGAGGTGGTCCAGGTGGCCGCTGGGCGCACGCAAAAGGCTGGCGTCACGCGCTCAGGTCGTCTCATCCTGTGGGAG gccCCACCTCTAGGCGCTGGCGGTGGCGCTGCCCTCCCCGGGGCAGTGGAGCAGCCTCAGCCCCAGTTCATCTCCCGTTTCCTGGAGGGCCAGTCGGGTGTGACCATCAAGCACGTGGCCTGCGGGGACCTGTTCACGGCTTGCCTGACTG ACCGAGGCATCATCATGACTTTCGGCAGTGGCAGTAATGGGTGTCTAGGCCACGGCAGCCTCACTGACATCAGCCAG ccTACCATTGTGGAAGCCCTGCTGGGCTATGAGATGGTGCAGGTGGCCTGTGGGGCCTCTCATGTATTGGCCCTGTCCACTGAGCGAGAACTGTTTGCTTGGGGCCGAGGCGATAGTG GACAGGAAGCCCAGAGAGTTGTATGTGGCATCGATTCTTCTATGATCCTTACCGTGCCTGGCCGAGCCCTGGCCTGTGGGAGCAACAG GTTCAACAAACTGGGCCTGGACCACCTATCACTGGCTGAGGAACCTGTTCCCCAGCAGCATGTGGAGGAGGTCCTGAACTTCACACCACTGGCATCTGCTCCCCTGGATCAGGAGCCTCTGCTGAGTGTAGACCTGGGCACTGCTCATTCAGCTGCTGTGACTG CCTCAGGTGACTGCTATACTTTTGGCAGCAATCAGCATGGACAGTTGGGCACCAATGTTCGTCGGGGCAGCCGGGCACCCTGTCAGGTCCAAGGCCTTGAGGGCATCAAGATGGTGATGGTGGCCTGTGGGGATGCCTTCACTGTTGCTATTGGGGCAG atggTGAAGTGTACTCTTGGGGTAAAGGGGCCCGAGGTCGACTGGGAAGGAGGGATGAGGATGCTGCACTCCCCAGGCCAGTGCAGCTAGATGAGACACACCCTTACACGGTGACTTCCGTGTCCTGTTGCCATGGAAACACTCTCCTGGCTGTCCGAT CAGTCACGGAGGAGCCAGTTCCCCCCTGA
- the Nek8 gene encoding serine/threonine-protein kinase Nek8 isoform X2, whose protein sequence is MEKYERIRVVGRGAFGIVHLCLRKADQKLVIIKQIPVEQMTKEERQAAQNECQVLKLLNHPNVIEYYENFLEDKALMIAMEYAPGGTLAEFIHKRCNSLLEEETILHFFVQILLALHHVHTHLILHRDLKTQNILLDKHRMVVKIGDFGISKILSSKSKAYTVVGTPCYISPELCEGKPYNQKSDIWALGCVLYELASLKRAFEAANLPALVLKIMSGTFAPISDRYSPELRQLVLSLLSLEPAQRPSLSHIMAQPLCIRALLNLHTDVGSVRMRRAEKSLAPGPSIASGNTGSRTTSVRGRGVPRAPVRPAIPPPLSSVYTWGGGLSTPLRLPMLNTEVVQVAAGRTQKAGVTRSGRLILWEAPPLGAGGGAALPGAVEQPQPQFISRFLEGQSGVTIKHVACGDLFTACLTDRGIIMTFGSGSNGCLGHGSLTDISQPTIVEALLGYEMVQVACGASHVLALSTERELFAWGRGDSGRLGLGTRESHSCPQQVPIPPGQEAQRVVCGIDSSMILTVPGRALACGSNRFNKLGLDHLSLAEEPVPQQHVEEVLNFTPLASAPLDQEPLLSVDLGTAHSAAVTASGDCYTFGSNQHGQLGTNVRRGSRAPCQVQGLEGIKMVMVACGDAFTVAIGADGEVYSWGKGARGRLGRRDEDAALPRPVQLDETHPYTVTSVSCCHGNTLLAVRFTEEPVPP, encoded by the exons gATTGTGCACCTGTGCTTGCGGAAGGCTGACCAGAAGCTGGTGATCATCAAGCAGATCCCAGTGGAGCAGATGACCAAGGAAGAGCGGCAGGCAGCACAGAACGAGTGCCAGGTGCTCAAGCTACTCAACCACCCCAATGTTATTGAGTACTATGAGAACTTCCTGGAGGACAAGGCCCTCATGATCGCCATGGAATATGCTCCAG GCGGCACTCTGGCCGAGTTCATCCACAAGCGCTGCAATtccctgctggaggaggagaCCATCCTTCATTTCTTCGTGCAGATCCTGCTTGCCCTGCATCATGTGCACACCCACCTCATCCTGCACCGGGACCTCAAGACCCAGAACATCCTTCTTGACAAGCATCGCATGGTTGTCAAGATTGGTGACTTTGGCATCTCCAAGATCCTCAGCAGCAAGAGCAAGGCCTACACG GTGGTGGGTACTCCATGTTACATCTCCCCTGAGCTGTGTGAGGGTAAACCCTACAACCAGAAGAGTGACATCTGGGCTCTGGGCTGTGTCCTCTATGAGCTGGCCAGCCTCAAAAGAGCCTTTGAGGCTGCA AACCTGCCAGCGCTTGTGCTCAAGATCATGAGCGGCACTTTTGCACCCATCTCTGACCGGTACAGCCCTGAGCTCCGCCAGCTTGTCCTGAGTCTGCTCAGCCTGGAGCCTGCACAGCGGCCATCTCTGAGCCACATCATGGCACAGCCCCTCTGCATCCGGGCCCTCCTCAACCTTCACACTGACGTGGGCAGCGTCCGCATGCGGAG GGCAGAGAAGTCCCTGGCCCCAGGACCATCTATTGCTTCTGGCAACACAGGAAGCAGGACCACCAGTGTCCGAGGCAGGG GTGTTCCCCGGGCACCTGTGCGGCCAGCCATCCCACCGCCCCTGTCCTCTGTGTACACCTGGGGCGGTGGACTCAGTACTCCCCTGCGACTGCCCATGCTCAACACAGAGGTGGTCCAGGTGGCCGCTGGGCGCACGCAAAAGGCTGGCGTCACGCGCTCAGGTCGTCTCATCCTGTGGGAG gccCCACCTCTAGGCGCTGGCGGTGGCGCTGCCCTCCCCGGGGCAGTGGAGCAGCCTCAGCCCCAGTTCATCTCCCGTTTCCTGGAGGGCCAGTCGGGTGTGACCATCAAGCACGTGGCCTGCGGGGACCTGTTCACGGCTTGCCTGACTG ACCGAGGCATCATCATGACTTTCGGCAGTGGCAGTAATGGGTGTCTAGGCCACGGCAGCCTCACTGACATCAGCCAG ccTACCATTGTGGAAGCCCTGCTGGGCTATGAGATGGTGCAGGTGGCCTGTGGGGCCTCTCATGTATTGGCCCTGTCCACTGAGCGAGAACTGTTTGCTTGGGGCCGAGGCGATAGTG GAAGACTGGGATTAGGCACCAGGGAGTCCCATAGTTGCCCTCAGCAGGTGCCTATTCCCCCAGGACAGGAAGCCCAGAGAGTTGTATGTGGCATCGATTCTTCTATGATCCTTACCGTGCCTGGCCGAGCCCTGGCCTGTGGGAGCAACAG GTTCAACAAACTGGGCCTGGACCACCTATCACTGGCTGAGGAACCTGTTCCCCAGCAGCATGTGGAGGAGGTCCTGAACTTCACACCACTGGCATCTGCTCCCCTGGATCAGGAGCCTCTGCTGAGTGTAGACCTGGGCACTGCTCATTCAGCTGCTGTGACTG CCTCAGGTGACTGCTATACTTTTGGCAGCAATCAGCATGGACAGTTGGGCACCAATGTTCGTCGGGGCAGCCGGGCACCCTGTCAGGTCCAAGGCCTTGAGGGCATCAAGATGGTGATGGTGGCCTGTGGGGATGCCTTCACTGTTGCTATTGGGGCAG atggTGAAGTGTACTCTTGGGGTAAAGGGGCCCGAGGTCGACTGGGAAGGAGGGATGAGGATGCTGCACTCCCCAGGCCAGTGCAGCTAGATGAGACACACCCTTACACGGTGACTTCCGTGTCCTGTTGCCATGGAAACACTCTCCTGGCTGTCCGAT TCACGGAGGAGCCAGTTCCCCCCTGA
- the Nek8 gene encoding serine/threonine-protein kinase Nek8 isoform X1 encodes MEKYERIRVVGRGAFGIVHLCLRKADQKLVIIKQIPVEQMTKEERQAAQNECQVLKLLNHPNVIEYYENFLEDKALMIAMEYAPGGTLAEFIHKRCNSLLEEETILHFFVQILLALHHVHTHLILHRDLKTQNILLDKHRMVVKIGDFGISKILSSKSKAYTVVGTPCYISPELCEGKPYNQKSDIWALGCVLYELASLKRAFEAANLPALVLKIMSGTFAPISDRYSPELRQLVLSLLSLEPAQRPSLSHIMAQPLCIRALLNLHTDVGSVRMRRAEKSLAPGPSIASGNTGSRTTSVRGRGVPRAPVRPAIPPPLSSVYTWGGGLSTPLRLPMLNTEVVQVAAGRTQKAGVTRSGRLILWEAPPLGAGGGAALPGAVEQPQPQFISRFLEGQSGVTIKHVACGDLFTACLTDRGIIMTFGSGSNGCLGHGSLTDISQPTIVEALLGYEMVQVACGASHVLALSTERELFAWGRGDSGRLGLGTRESHSCPQQVPIPPGQEAQRVVCGIDSSMILTVPGRALACGSNRFNKLGLDHLSLAEEPVPQQHVEEVLNFTPLASAPLDQEPLLSVDLGTAHSAAVTASGDCYTFGSNQHGQLGTNVRRGSRAPCQVQGLEGIKMVMVACGDAFTVAIGADGEVYSWGKGARGRLGRRDEDAALPRPVQLDETHPYTVTSVSCCHGNTLLAVRSVTEEPVPP; translated from the exons gATTGTGCACCTGTGCTTGCGGAAGGCTGACCAGAAGCTGGTGATCATCAAGCAGATCCCAGTGGAGCAGATGACCAAGGAAGAGCGGCAGGCAGCACAGAACGAGTGCCAGGTGCTCAAGCTACTCAACCACCCCAATGTTATTGAGTACTATGAGAACTTCCTGGAGGACAAGGCCCTCATGATCGCCATGGAATATGCTCCAG GCGGCACTCTGGCCGAGTTCATCCACAAGCGCTGCAATtccctgctggaggaggagaCCATCCTTCATTTCTTCGTGCAGATCCTGCTTGCCCTGCATCATGTGCACACCCACCTCATCCTGCACCGGGACCTCAAGACCCAGAACATCCTTCTTGACAAGCATCGCATGGTTGTCAAGATTGGTGACTTTGGCATCTCCAAGATCCTCAGCAGCAAGAGCAAGGCCTACACG GTGGTGGGTACTCCATGTTACATCTCCCCTGAGCTGTGTGAGGGTAAACCCTACAACCAGAAGAGTGACATCTGGGCTCTGGGCTGTGTCCTCTATGAGCTGGCCAGCCTCAAAAGAGCCTTTGAGGCTGCA AACCTGCCAGCGCTTGTGCTCAAGATCATGAGCGGCACTTTTGCACCCATCTCTGACCGGTACAGCCCTGAGCTCCGCCAGCTTGTCCTGAGTCTGCTCAGCCTGGAGCCTGCACAGCGGCCATCTCTGAGCCACATCATGGCACAGCCCCTCTGCATCCGGGCCCTCCTCAACCTTCACACTGACGTGGGCAGCGTCCGCATGCGGAG GGCAGAGAAGTCCCTGGCCCCAGGACCATCTATTGCTTCTGGCAACACAGGAAGCAGGACCACCAGTGTCCGAGGCAGGG GTGTTCCCCGGGCACCTGTGCGGCCAGCCATCCCACCGCCCCTGTCCTCTGTGTACACCTGGGGCGGTGGACTCAGTACTCCCCTGCGACTGCCCATGCTCAACACAGAGGTGGTCCAGGTGGCCGCTGGGCGCACGCAAAAGGCTGGCGTCACGCGCTCAGGTCGTCTCATCCTGTGGGAG gccCCACCTCTAGGCGCTGGCGGTGGCGCTGCCCTCCCCGGGGCAGTGGAGCAGCCTCAGCCCCAGTTCATCTCCCGTTTCCTGGAGGGCCAGTCGGGTGTGACCATCAAGCACGTGGCCTGCGGGGACCTGTTCACGGCTTGCCTGACTG ACCGAGGCATCATCATGACTTTCGGCAGTGGCAGTAATGGGTGTCTAGGCCACGGCAGCCTCACTGACATCAGCCAG ccTACCATTGTGGAAGCCCTGCTGGGCTATGAGATGGTGCAGGTGGCCTGTGGGGCCTCTCATGTATTGGCCCTGTCCACTGAGCGAGAACTGTTTGCTTGGGGCCGAGGCGATAGTG GAAGACTGGGATTAGGCACCAGGGAGTCCCATAGTTGCCCTCAGCAGGTGCCTATTCCCCCAGGACAGGAAGCCCAGAGAGTTGTATGTGGCATCGATTCTTCTATGATCCTTACCGTGCCTGGCCGAGCCCTGGCCTGTGGGAGCAACAG GTTCAACAAACTGGGCCTGGACCACCTATCACTGGCTGAGGAACCTGTTCCCCAGCAGCATGTGGAGGAGGTCCTGAACTTCACACCACTGGCATCTGCTCCCCTGGATCAGGAGCCTCTGCTGAGTGTAGACCTGGGCACTGCTCATTCAGCTGCTGTGACTG CCTCAGGTGACTGCTATACTTTTGGCAGCAATCAGCATGGACAGTTGGGCACCAATGTTCGTCGGGGCAGCCGGGCACCCTGTCAGGTCCAAGGCCTTGAGGGCATCAAGATGGTGATGGTGGCCTGTGGGGATGCCTTCACTGTTGCTATTGGGGCAG atggTGAAGTGTACTCTTGGGGTAAAGGGGCCCGAGGTCGACTGGGAAGGAGGGATGAGGATGCTGCACTCCCCAGGCCAGTGCAGCTAGATGAGACACACCCTTACACGGTGACTTCCGTGTCCTGTTGCCATGGAAACACTCTCCTGGCTGTCCGAT CAGTCACGGAGGAGCCAGTTCCCCCCTGA